The proteins below are encoded in one region of Desulfuromonadaceae bacterium:
- a CDS encoding efflux RND transporter permease subunit: MGYEERQAGAQAPALYAISLLVVFLCLAALYESWAVPVSVMLVVPLGIVGAVLAATSRGFANDVYFQIAILTTVGLASKNAILIVEFAKEQMEHGKGLIEATLEGARLRLRPILMTSLAFFFGVLPLALNSGAGSGAQNAMGTAVNGGMLTATVLAIFLVPVFFVVIRRIFPAKQLVDSKTLPTNSQPVEVD; the protein is encoded by the coding sequence ATGGGCTACGAAGAGCGTCAGGCCGGAGCCCAGGCTCCGGCGCTCTATGCCATCTCATTGCTGGTGGTCTTCCTTTGTCTGGCGGCCCTTTATGAGAGTTGGGCGGTCCCCGTCTCGGTCATGCTCGTCGTGCCGCTGGGGATTGTCGGGGCGGTGCTGGCCGCGACCTCACGCGGTTTCGCCAACGACGTGTACTTCCAGATTGCCATCCTCACCACCGTCGGGCTCGCGTCGAAAAATGCCATCCTGATCGTCGAGTTCGCCAAGGAGCAGATGGAGCACGGCAAGGGGTTGATCGAGGCCACCCTGGAGGGAGCCCGGCTGCGGCTGCGTCCGATCCTGATGACCTCGCTCGCCTTTTTCTTCGGGGTCCTGCCCCTTGCGCTCAATAGCGGAGCCGGGTCAGGAGCGCAGAACGCCATGGGGACCGCGGTGAACGGCGGGATGCTCACCGCCACCGTTCTGGCAATTTTTCTGGTCCCGGTCTTTTTTGTGGTGATCCGCAGGATATTTCCTGCTAAACAGTTAGTTGACAGCAAAACGCTCCCGACCAACAGCCAACCCGTGGAGGTTGATTGA